One genomic window of Candidatus Kuenenia stuttgartiensis includes the following:
- a CDS encoding Druantia anti-phage system protein DruA, whose product MANIKNTQHWEYLFHHYHYLGNPRLVGEHLRHIVRIGNQVVACLGWASAVWKVKDRDRLIEWDETTKPYALRHCPKIIWYFY is encoded by the coding sequence ATGGCAAACATAAAGAATACGCAGCACTGGGAGTATCTCTTCCATCACTATCACTACCTCGGCAATCCCCGGCTTGTTGGCGAACACCTCAGACACATCGTACGTATCGGCAATCAGGTTGTTGCCTGCCTGGGGTGGGCAAGCGCCGTATGGAAGGTCAAAGACCGTGATCGTCTCATTGAATGGGATGAGACTACTAAACCGTACGCACTTAGGCACTGTCCAAAAATAATTTGGTATTTTTATTAA